The genomic stretch TGAATTAATCTTTAACTAAATCGCAAACTTCTTCGCGAAGGTGGAAATGTGCCTGAAAATGCCCACATGAATGGTCATTGGCTTTGTTACTGTAACAAACACGAGTGGGTGCGTTAAACAGTCGTCGACACTCACCATTTGCGCCTTGGAGTAATCCATCATCGCCAACAGGTCGTCTCtagtttttccttctttcctccgGCAGAAATAAATCGCGTCGCATGACCACTTATTTCTAAAGGGAAAAGATTCTTCTGATCAAATGTGATTTAATAGCCCCTGTAGTGTGGAGGCCGGGGTGATCGGGGCTGGAGGAGGGGTGATAATGCGCCGCTCTTTACCTCCCTGGTCACAGCGCATGGAAACTCAAACATCTTTTGATTGTCTTTGACTGAGTGCCCTGCACCCCCCAACTTGGATGAATGAAAGACCCGCCCCGTGCGTAAAGCTCGTAAAGTGGGTTTTCTTTACTGCATCTCTGTGGAGCTACCCACCCACTTTAAATCCCACCCACTGCCATTATCCTATACATTTAAGGTAACACGACCTCCactaaaaatacagcaaaaaaaaacaaaaaaaacatcgtTTCGTCTGGAGCTGCTTCTTTGACGCTGGGGCTGACCTCTCCAGCCACATGATGTTTTCCTCCCCCcttgtcatgtcatgtcacaGCAGAAATATGCATGCACATTGACGCTCATTCACATTATAAAGTCAATCATTAGACACTGTCCTATTTTCTTTGCGGCAGGTTGAGTAAACTGAACAGAAAGTGTGCAAAAAGTGGCCAGAGGAAATGTTTCAGAGGCTGACAGGGGTCATCTGTTCGCCATCTTTAATTCCTATATTCATGGTGCGTTAAatacatgcatgtactgtaGCGTGATTAGCTCTATCACTCAGTACCAGCTGGGTTTCTTGCAGCCTAAGCATAAGAAATAGGGCTCTTTTTACTTGCAGATGgctataaaaaaaaaccaattTAAATGCAATATGGCATCTTGGTTAACATCTAATGTGCTTCTATTTTGAACAGCCCAATAACCATGACAACCACACAATCCTGCAAATCTTGCTTTCATGGGAATGGGTGGCTACAGTGACTCCCACCCCTCTATAAACAGCCCACGGCAGATGCTGTTGACATGGCCTGATTGATTACAGgataagagcaaaaaaaaaaataagttcaGAATTTGCTTTGATGAAGCTCAAGATGTCTTTTCCTGAGAGCGTCGGCAGAAACATTGCTCACAATTTACTCACACAATCTAGCAGGCGAATGGTGCATGCATGGCCTTGAAAGGGCCAGCTGTAAGCATACAAAGCCTAAGCTGTGAAATCTGTTCCTCATATAGATTCAGTCAATCCAAGCCAGTGACCTGTAGCAGGACGGGATGCAGAAGGGTGAACTTCCCAGTTAACATATATTCAGCATGGTAAACCAGTGCTTTACTTACTTTTACATAAACAATGgcaaaggaaatattttactCACATTCAAAGAGTATTTTTCCATTATTGTAAGaacttgtatttttaaaagggcatgaaaatacatataaaatagTCATGCACATGTCAAAGTGGTACAACATAGTTTGACACCACACGCCCACTGACTCAACCCTTGAACATATTACTGTTGCACTTTGGAGTCATTTTCTGTCACCTCAGTAAAAGGGTACAGCGTTCATAATATTCATGAGCATAACCAATATTAGAACAATTCAATATTATCCATATAGTACAAGTCATattgagaattttttttttaaatcttgaaAAGACCATTAACTGTGAGAATAGCCTTCTTCACATAAAGAGTCCAAAGTGATTTAAGCTGTCTTATTCAGCATCCCTTCAGCAATATTCCAGTTATGTGTTGATAATAACATTACGCCATTTGCCATTTGAACAAGTTTATTTTACCAGCATGTAAATTTtccctgaaatgaaaacagatgtaaTATAGACTGCATACAGTAGAATGATTTTTACATTCATGTGAAAACGCTGCTCCCTGGTGGCAAAATGTGACTCCACAGAAACGTCCAGACACTCAGACAACATGCAGCGTAAAGTGAAGCTCTGCTCTCCATTAAAGCAACTTGCAATGAATGTATCGCTTCAATAAGGACTCAAGCTATTTCAAATATCCCAAACATACTTGTGACACTCAATAAAGATACATTTTCCTTTATTAGGTTCATCAATATTTTACAAGCAAAAGAACTTAATAAAGGCCGAATTAAATATCACACGTATTTATGAGGCAAACATTTAAGTACAAGGTTTCTGTGTCATGGGGATATCCGCCGTCGTTAGATctgaaacatacaaacaaaagttCTATTAGATCGGCATCTTACAAAAAACCTggtagagaaaaataaacaccacaTATCTACACACCTGCTCATCTACACTTTGTCGATGCCAAGCTCTTCAGGTGTGGAGATGCCAAGCTCATCTAATGTTGGCCTCAGCTCTTGGATCACATACGGGTAGATGTCTTTATGAGGGCCGGATTTGTCCTGAGGAAATAACAAATTGCAGAGCACCAATTAATCATTAACTTATGACTACCGACTGTGAAGATGCTGCTTGGCAGTATTCCACAAATTACCACCAAGCTCAGAAAACGGCCTTTTCTCTCACCTTCACAGCTTCCAAAATTCGGATGGCGCTGGCCAAGTCGTTTAACCTCCGACAGGCTCTCAGAGCTGCCTCAAGTATCTTTGGCTCAGGTACCAGATCATAACCGATCAACGTGTTCATCCCTGGAagaggaaacacattttttaactgtagatcagaaacagaaaccaaCACTTTGACCATGAcccacatttctttcatttcatctgacGCTTCAAAGGATATGGCAGGTGACTTTCTACATTTATCTCAGCTGAATAAATCTCACATCGAAACCCTGGTCCTACTGGATCTTCTCTGTATTATCCCTTTTATGCCATAGACCCCCACACAATTACTGGAAcgacatgttccttcattagaataaaacatgagtgctgtagtttattttgaggtgatctctctctcgctctctctctctcacacacacacacacacacacacacacacacacacacacacacacacacaccatatgtTAGAGCAAAAAATACTCACTAGTGCGTAATTGTGTATTAATCcatggctgaaaatagtccccaataATGGCACTATTTACTTAAGTAATTCAGTGTCCAGCTATTTTAGAAAATTTCTGAGCCTGTTTTAACCATGAAACTTGATACCTTTGACCCATTTTTAAAAGGTTTACATCTTCAGATGGAGCCAATGGCGCTTGGGGTTGAAAGCCACTTGAAAGTAATGTCAGACAGACTAACGtattgctggttttggtcttttcaggGTATTTATGGACAATAAAAAATACGGAAAAGACCCGGTTCAACATACAAGTTGAGGACATTTTTTAAGGTTACAACTGTAAATCAACCACATTTTCAACACTACTTCCTCAATTGCTGCATACTGCATATGCTTCGGTGTAATGTTCAACCACTAGGACCGCCTACTAAGCCATTCCTTTAAATTTCTGGTCTTATTATTTGTCACCTGATATTAAGcctttccctttccttcctgCTACTAAAAACGTCAAcgtgaaaaagtgttttttttcttactgccACTCAGACCAAAATGCGTGATCCTTAAAGTACCACTTAGAAGATGAATTACGATCCAAGTCCAGTGTGACTAACAGATTAATGCTGATGGTGGCTTATCAGAAACCTGAACAATACACAACCGTTTATAAGACTTTGTGACAGGATATTATCGCTCTGGAATGTTATCACAGTTatcattttatcttttgttgTGAAATTGGCGAGGTAAAGAGCAGAAATTCAGTGCTCACATTATGTGCAAGCGTGCATTTCTGCTTATTATTTTGGTCAATGCAGCACCTTGCTGGATGATGTTGTGTTGCATTACAGCAAAGTTAAGCCGTGCCTAAACTGAGAGGGttgtatttacagcagctggGTATCAAATCTCAAGCTTCTGGTTCTGGCCAAAACGTGTCTGTAGCATGAAGTATTGAAAACTATCATGTaagaaaagacagaggtgaTTACTTGTTGAGATTggtgcttctttttttcctttaaatcacAGCTTCTCATTCAAATCATACATTTAGAGTGTAGTTTATTTAGGCAAAACTCCTGTTGGCTATTTGCCTAGGAGTGAACattggagatttttttttttataatatatgtagcaaaagaaaaaatatttcatcatACTCCTGTAAACTCAATATTGTCATAAAGCAGTCATCCTCGTGGATTTGATCCAAATCTCAGATTAGACCAAATCTCTACTAGTTTACCACCAGTGAAAACAACTTATGTTAAACTCTACAATACCTGCTGAACAATATGTACTCAGTCAACCATAAAAGTACCTTTTCTCAGCTCCCATGCATCAATGTCTGGCTTGTTGAAATAGGTGACCCAGCGGGCATCAAACTCCTCATCAGTCTCTTGCTTTCCGTGTGAGTAATTCCTTGAGGCCAAAAGAGCTGCAcgatgaaaacatttttttagttGGACAACTTCTCAGCAACTAAATAAAGCACTTAGAGTGGCATCTGGAGTTAGGCAATGTAGAAGGGCAAACACAATCAAGGGTACCTGACTTACACTGAGTCAAGTGGAAAGAGgacaaatgaaataca from Chaetodon auriga isolate fChaAug3 chromosome 6, fChaAug3.hap1, whole genome shotgun sequence encodes the following:
- the cox5aa gene encoding cytochrome c oxidase subunit 5Aa, translated to MFRAAVRLSVSGVRSLTRTQPGCQALLASRNYSHGKQETDEEFDARWVTYFNKPDIDAWELRKGMNTLIGYDLVPEPKILEAALRACRRLNDLASAIRILEAVKDKSGPHKDIYPYVIQELRPTLDELGISTPEELGIDKV